One segment of bacterium DNA contains the following:
- the pgsA gene encoding CDP-diacylglycerol--glycerol-3-phosphate 3-phosphatidyltransferase: MKINTIPNWLTFGRIMFLPVIIVLTSFPSREFGIAAAVVFSVAAITDLLDGYIARKTDQVSEFGKLLDPIADKIIVAAAFIMLVHLDRAPAWLVALIISREFAVSGLRAYAGTRNVVIEAGFAGKTKTTLQVLAIIGLMVNYNLWGFPFHEAGIILLVAAFVTTMWSGYRYFMDYAAIIKEDPHSG; encoded by the coding sequence ATGAAGATCAACACCATTCCCAACTGGCTCACCTTCGGCCGGATCATGTTCCTTCCGGTCATCATTGTCCTGACATCGTTTCCATCCAGGGAGTTCGGTATCGCAGCCGCCGTGGTTTTCTCGGTTGCGGCCATCACCGATCTCCTCGACGGATACATCGCACGGAAAACCGACCAGGTGAGCGAATTCGGAAAACTGCTAGATCCCATTGCCGACAAGATCATCGTGGCGGCGGCTTTCATCATGCTGGTACACCTGGACCGCGCTCCCGCCTGGCTGGTGGCCCTTATCATCAGCCGCGAGTTTGCGGTGTCAGGTCTGAGGGCCTACGCGGGTACCAGGAACGTCGTCATCGAGGCCGGGTTTGCCGGAAAAACCAAAACGACCCTTCAGGTCCTTGCCATCATAGGGCTCATGGTCAACTACAACCTGTGGGGTTTTCCTTTCCATGAGGCGGGAATCATCCTACTCGTGGCTGCCTTTGTGACCACCATGTGGTCCGGTTACCGCTATTTCATGGATTATGCCGCCATTATAAAGGAAGATCCTCACAGCGGCTGA
- a CDS encoding Crp/Fnr family transcriptional regulator, which produces MYTGNKQVVLARFPLFSGLEEEHLKTLAEIAAPKRIAKKSLLFRDGEEARGFYLLVSGKVKLYKVSSSGKEQILHFVLPGQSFAEAALYMDRAYPATAEAIEESELFYIPREALSRAMSSDPALAMNLVAHLARYLQLLTRKVEELSLMDATSRLARHLLGAMDQTTGLVRLAAGKGQTASSLGMAVETFSRTLTRFKDDGVVKEASPGVLQVLDRERLKGYTG; this is translated from the coding sequence ATGTATACCGGTAACAAACAAGTGGTTTTAGCCCGCTTCCCCCTGTTTTCAGGTCTTGAAGAAGAGCATCTGAAGACCCTGGCCGAAATCGCCGCCCCAAAGAGGATCGCGAAAAAGTCACTGCTTTTCCGCGATGGAGAGGAGGCCAGGGGTTTCTATCTCCTCGTAAGCGGGAAGGTCAAGCTGTATAAGGTCAGTTCCTCCGGGAAGGAGCAGATCCTCCATTTCGTGCTGCCGGGCCAGTCCTTTGCCGAGGCCGCCCTTTACATGGACAGGGCCTACCCCGCGACCGCGGAGGCCATCGAGGAATCCGAGCTGTTCTACATCCCGCGGGAAGCCCTCTCCAGGGCCATGTCCTCCGATCCCGCGCTGGCCATGAACCTTGTTGCCCACCTTGCGCGTTACCTCCAGCTGCTGACGCGGAAAGTCGAGGAACTTTCTCTCATGGACGCGACATCGAGGCTGGCGCGGCACCTCCTCGGAGCGATGGACCAGACAACCGGGCTGGTCCGCCTTGCTGCCGGAAAGGGACAGACTGCTTCCAGCCTCGGAATGGCCGTCGAGACCTTCTCCAGGACACTCACACGGTTCAAGGACGACGGCGTCGTCAAGGAAGCATCCCCGGGCGTCCTGCAGGTCCTGGACCGGGAACGTCTTAAAGGATATACCGGATGA